A region of the Desertifilum tharense IPPAS B-1220 genome:
AACTTGAAATTCCAATTTTGCTTCTATTTGAGGCGTTATTCTAGGTCCAAAATGTAAGAGAGATTGGGCACGCCCCGATGTTCCAATGTATTGCTGAAAGCGCCCAGCCATCATCTCATTAAGCATTTTGAAAAACGAGATAAGATTACTTTTACCTGCCCCATTTGCTCCAATTAATATATTTAAAGGATGCAGTTCAATATCTATTGTCTTAATAGACTTAAATCCGCTAAGGGTTAGTCTTTGTAACATGCTCAAAGGTCAATCTCCTCAATCATAGATATATTATTAATTAAGCTACCGCAAAACCTGTATGTTGCCGTATTCTCGGATGACGAAAACCTAATACGATGTCTTCTTTAGAAACACCTGCTGCCATTAAATCAGTCGCTACTCCTTCCTCAGTATCATCATATTGAATCCAAACCTTATCTCCAATCAGACTGATGTGAATTGGAGTTGCATGGAGATACCGATCGCCATTCCAGCCCATATCTAGAATCAAATACTGTCTCCGTTCATCATCAAAAATGAGCTGAGAACTATAGCCATCGTTCAGAGTAGCACGATACTCAGCGTGATTTTGAAGAACACTCTTGATAAGGTTTTGGTATTCTAATCGGGTATCCATTGCACAATCGCCTCACTTTTATCATCAAAGACAACTCAAGGTTCATCCCTTCACTACAACCCACTGGGTAACGGGGGCCATTGCTTTCCAGCCTAAGAATTTACCGATGGGTTCTGCTCGTTGAATGGCGATACGGGTGAGGTTTCCGCCCAGCTTGCCTTGCCAGTGAAAAAGCATTTGTTCGCTCTCAACTGTGACTGCATTGGCAACTAAATGACCACCCGAACGTAGCGATCGCCAACAGGTCTCTAGCAAATCCGGTGTGGTGAGTCCCCCGCCGATAAAAATGGCATCGGGTGCTGGTAAGTCTTTCAGGGTATGGGGGGCTGCTCCTGGCACAATTTTGAGATGGGGAACGCCCAACGCCTGGGCATTGTTAGCAATGTATTGCAGGCGGCTGGGGTGTTGTTCAATGGCGATCGCACCACACCGGCGATCGCACCGCATCCATTCAATGGCGATCGCACCACAGCCTGCACCCACATCCCACAGCAGTTGTCCGGGTAAGGGTGCAAGGGCAGATAGGGTCATGGCGCGAACTTCCCGCTTAGTTAATTGTCCGTCGTGGTGATAGGCAGTGTCGGGAAGTCCGGGGGCGCGTGGCGAGTGGGGAGGGGCAGCAGTGGCATAGAGAGTTAGGGCGATCGTGTTGAGATCGGCGAGATCGGGGCTTGTCCAGGTAGAGGCGGTGCCTGTGGTGATGCGTTCCTGCGTGCCGCCCATGCGTTCTAGAACGGCGATCTGACTGTCACCGTAGCCCTGTTGGGTCAGGCGTTGAGCCACGATTCCCGGAGTCGTTTTATCGGCGCTGAGGATCAAGATTTTGGCACCGGGGTAGAGTACGGCATTTAAAAGAGCCGGATCGCGTCCGCACAGGCTGAGGGTTTCGACATCCGTCAGCGACCAACCCAGACGCGCACAGGCGAGGCTAAAGGCAGAGGGAGCCGGAACAATCGTCATTTCTGCTAGGGGAATCTGTCGCAGCAGGGTGACGCCAATGCCGTAACACATCGGATCGCCGCTGGCCAACACGCACACCCCCTGACCCCGACGCTCAACGATCTGCTGTACGGAGTCTGCAATTGGAGAAGTCCAAAGCAGTTTTTCGCGGCGATCGCCTGAAGGTAATAGAGCGAGATGGCGTTCTCCACCGGCGATCGCAGTTGCTTGAGCCAGGAGAACGCGCCCCACCGGACTGACTCCCTCTAGCCCATCCTCACCAATCCCCACAATCGATAGCCACTTTTGCATGGTCTCCTCGCTTTCAAAAAGATTTGAGCATTTTTATGTGGTGCTTTCAATTGTGATACGCTACGTTAGCTTGATGCGATTTTAGAACGCACTCACGATCTCCAACCGTTAATACGACCTGGTTGAGATCCGCAAAGTACAATTTCTTCAAAGTCCCCCTAAGTAAGTGGCGTGGATTTAGGGGGAGCGCGTTGTATCTCCTCCCATCAAAAAACGCTCTGGTGCTTCCTCAAAACTTTAGAAGTCACGAAATGATCGACTATATTCGCAACGGCGATGATATTTATCGAAAATCTTTTGCCATCATTCGTGCAGAAGCCGATTTAAATCAATTATCCGATGACCTAGCACTTGTGGCAGTGCGGCTCATTCATGCCTGTGGCATGACCGATATTGTCCCAGACCTGGCGGCTTCACCGGATGCAGTCCAAGCCGGACGAGAGGCTCTCTTCTGCGGCGCGCCAATTTTCTGCGACTCGCAAATGGTTGCCAATGGCATTACTCGCAAGCGATTGCCAGCTAACAATGAAATTATTTGTACCCTCAATTATGCGGAAGTTCCAGAGATTGCCAAACGGATCGAAAATACGCGATCGGCTGCTGCTTTAGAACTCTGGCAACCTCGTATTGCGGGAGCCGTTGTTGCGATTGGCAATGCTCCCACTGCTTTGTATCGACTGCTAGAACGACTAGATGAGGGATTTCCCAAACCTGCTCTGATCTTGGGTTTCCCCGTTGGATTTGTGGGAGCCGCCGAATCGAAAGCAGAATTAGCGGCTAATAGTCGCGGCGTCCCCTTCATCACGCTCCAGGGGCGGCGGGGGGGAAGTGCGATCGCGGCGGCCGCTGTCAATGCCTTAGCTAAGGAAAACGAACTATGAACGCAGGCAAACTCTATGGTTTGGGCATTGGTCCAGGCGATCCGGAACTGCTGACGCTGAAAGCCCACCGAATTTTGACCTCGGTTCCCGTCATTGCCTACCCGACTTTAGAGAATGGCAACAGTGTGGCACGGACGATCGTGGCAGATTTCATCCGTCCCGACCAGATTGAAGTTCCCATGCCGTTGCCCTTTAGCGTAGAGCGATCGTCTCAACCTTACTACGACATTGCCGCCGAGAAAATCGCCGAACATCTTCAGGGGGGACAGGATGTGGCCGTGCTGTGCGAGGGAGAACCGATGCTGTATGGCTCGTTCATGTATTTGTTTGGGCGGTTAGCGCCACAATTTCTAACTGAAGTGGTTCCGGGAATTTCTTCGACAACGGCAAGTGCAGCTATGTTGGGTGCGCCCCTTACCTTTCGCGATGATGTGTTCATTATTATGCCTGCAACGTTGGACGCCCAGACGTTGCGCGATCGCCTCGCCGGGGTAGATGCAGCAGTCATTATCAAGCTAGGCAGACACTTTGCTAAAGTCCGCACTCTCCTAGAGGAACTGGGATTGCTCGATCGCGCCCTTTACATCGAGCGGGCAACCCAACCCAACCAGCGAATTATCCCCATTACCGAGATCGATCCAGCCGAGGTTCCCTACTGGTCGCTCATTCTCATTCCCAGTCAAACCCAACCCCTAGGTGCGACTCGTTCTTGTTCGGTCGAAACATTGCCCTAGTTGTTGGGCTAAGGTTTGGACGTGGGGAGGTTTGAGCAAAGAAAGGTGATTGCCGGGAACCGGAATAACTTGAATATGAGGAGCAAATGCACCCCAGCCTAACGTCGGATCGCGTCCAATGGCGTCTGATTGTTCGGTGGCTTTAAACAAGGTGAGGCAATCGCTATAGGGTTGCGGCTTATATTGATAGGTAGCCTGGGAGTTAGCATAGACAATGGGTAAGAGCGATCGCACTGCCGATTCATCCATCAATTGCAGGCGCGACTCTTCGGGCATTAAGCGCAGAATTGCCGACCATGAAGAGCGAGAAAACCACGGGAAGCGTTGAGTCAGCAGCACGGCATAATCGCGCAAAAAGGGTAAGGTAGACCACAGGGCACTTCCTAACAGGAATTTGAGACTTTGGGAGAGGGTGGGATGATGCGTTGGGGCGGGGGTATCGAGAATTGCTAGAAGCGCAATTTCTTGTCCGGCTTGGGTGAGTTGCTGCGCCATCTCATAGGCCACTAACCCGCCAAACGACCAACCGCCTAGGTAATAGGGGCCATTGGGTTGAATCGTTTGAATCGCTTGAATATAAGAAGAGGCGATCGCTTCAATGCGATTTAACGGCTCAGATTTGCCATCTAATCCAAACGCCTGAAGCCCGTAAAAACTGCGATTCGCGAAGCGATCCCTACGGGAATCGCTCCCTTCGAGATGATACGCCAATTCTAGATAGGGAAACACCACCCCAAACATCGGATGCACGCAGAAGAACGGCGGCTGGCTACCCCCAAGGGTGAGGGGAACCAGGGGCGAGGGTAATTTCTGAACGGCAGGCGTCGGTAAGGGAGAGGGTATCGGAGATGGGCGTTGGCGACGGTATGCCGAGCGGTCTAATCGAACCAAGGGCGGCTCCTTGGGATTCTCGTAGGAGGCTTGCAGGGCTTCTAAAAGGGGTGTAAGTTGGGCAATGGTGGGGGATTCAAACACCCGCTTTAAGGGCAACTCTAGCCCCAAAGCATCTCGAATCCGGGAAGTCATTTGGGTAGCTAACAGGGAATGTCCGCCTAACTCAAAAAAGTTATCCTGCACGCCAATGGGTTGAATCTGCAACAAGTCTTCCCAAATCTCGATCAGCGTGGTTGCAACTGCGGTTAAGGGCACCGGGGAGGCGTTTGCAGCCCGCAGACTGCGCCGAGACTGCTGGGCTATCCGGTTGCGATCTACTTTGCCGCTAGGGGTAAGCGGCAGGGCTTCCAACGGCACGAAAACCGACGGTATCATATATTCGGGTAAGCTTTGCTGCAAGGCTTGCCGCAATTGGGGAATCAGTTGGCGGGCAAAGTTAGCTTGCAACGGGTTATTGGTGTAGGGTGCAGCCGATGCATCTAAGGGCAAACTCGCAAACCCCTGCACGTCTTCGCGAATGAAGATAACATCATAATCGCCTGTCTCGGTTTGGCTAGACCAAGTAATTTCTACCCGATAGGGTAATTGCGTTTCCAGATCCCACCAATCTTGCGGATCGAGGCTATCTGCAAGCATGGCTGGCAACTTTTCGCGCATTCGCCCAACGGTTTTGGGAGAGTCGTTATTCTGCAACCAGTTTGCAGTTGCGATCGCCTCTACCACTCGACGATTTTTAATCTGAGTCAGGCTATAAACTGCGGGTTGCTCTGCAATTAGATAGTGTTGTACGCTTTGAACTGAAATTGGGTTTTGTTGCCAGTCATGAGGAAAGGCTGACAGTAGCGGTTTGGACTCCAGGTATAGTAAAACGTTATAGCGAAACTGGGTCATTTCATTGCAACTGCGTCCCCGCGATAGGCGAATTTGCACCTGTTGCACTGGAGGAAAGCGATCCGGTAGAGTCTGGAAAAAAGCAGGCGCGATCGCCAATTCAGGTTCTTCAAATTGTGCTTGCTGCACCTGTTGCTGAAGGATGCTGCGTTCTATACCCGCCTCCGCCTGGGAAAACTGCACCCAAGCATGGAAAGCAGTCAGTAAAGGTAAACTTCGCACATCGCCGATAAACACAACACCATCAGTAGCGACGGCTTGCAGCGCGGCTGTCAACACTTGCAGCAGATAGGCTTCGCTAGGGAAATATTGGACGATGGAGTTTAAAATAACGACATCAAACGCGCCCAGATCGATTCCCTCTAAATCCGTTGCCATGCGGTGCAGCAGTTGAACTTGGGGTAAATGGGTTAACTGGGCTTGAATTACCTCTAACGAAACCGTTGAGAAGTCTGTGGCAACATAGGTTTGACAATGCGGCGCAATTTGAAACAGTAATAACCCCGTACCGCAACCAATTTCTAAGACGCGCTTGGGTTTAAGCGCAAGAATTTGTTGAACGCGATCGCCTACCCATTCTTGCATCTCTTCTGGGGGAATGGGTTCTCCCGTGTAGCTGCTATTCCAGCCTGTAAGAGGGTGGGGGGAAGAAGGATGGGGGGATGGGGAGATGGGGGGATGGGGGGAAGAAGGGGTAAATACTGATTTACTCCTATACTTCTCGGAACTCGGAACTTGGAACTTTGCACTATCTTCCCACTCAGCACTCAGCACTTTACACTCAGCACTATCTTCCCACTCAGCACTCAGCACTTTACACTCAGCACTATCTTCCCACTCAGCACTCAGAGAAGCACTTAGATTGTAGGTTTCGTTGTAGAGGGTTTGCCAGCGTTGGATTTGTTGGGTTTCCAGTGCTTGGAGGGTGGTTTGTTGCAGGAGGGTATTGTTGAGGCTGAAGTAAGCGAACAAACGCATCTCATCGCCAGGAATAACCACCGCGTCTTGAATTGCGGGATGGCGTTGGAGGGTAGCTTCAATTTCGCCTAATTCTACCCGAAAACCCCGGATCTTGATTTGGCGATCGCCACGCCCCAAAAACTCAATTGTGCCATCATTGCGATACCGAGCGCGATCGCCTGTTTGGTAAAATCTGCGATCGCCAATCTCAATAAACCGTTCTGCTGTTAATTCTGACCGATTGAGATAGCCCTTAGCCACCCCAACGCCCCCAATATAAATTTCGCCAGGAATGCCCGCCGGGACGGGATTCAAGTTAGCATCAAGCAGGCGAACCTCTGCATTCAGAATCGGAGAACCAATCGTTAGCGGGTTATCTCCCGGATGCAATTGCGCCACTGTTGCCCAAATTGTAGCTTCAGTGGGGCCATAAGCGTTGAAAAATCGACGATCTGCCGCCCAACGATCCACAACCTGACTCGAACAAGCCTCCCCCCCAGTAATCAAGACTTGCAGGCTAGGAAGCGTCGCCGCCGGAAGTACCGCCAGTACCGCCGGAGTCAGCAAAGCATGGGTAATCGCATTCTCTGCTAAAAACTCAATCAGCGCCATCCCCGGTAATTGAGCAGCCTGGGGTGGGATATATAATGTACCTCCACAACCCAAAGCCAGCGCAATTTCAAACACAGACGCATCAAAACTCAAAGAACTGAATTGCAAAATCCGACTATTACCACAAGGGTTAAACAGGCGCTTTTGCGCTTCAACCGTATTGCACAACCCCCTATGAGACAGCAGCACCCCTTTAGGCGTCCCCGTAGAACCGGAAGTATAAATAATATAGGCAAGACTATCCGGCGTGACAGCAACATCAACCCCTAATTCTTCTCCTTCTACACCCTCAAAGCCAACGCGATCCAAACAAAGAATCTCACAACTTCCCCCTTTTCTAAGTGCTGAGTGCTGAGTGCTGAGTGCTTCTCTGAGTGCTGAGTGCTGAGTGCTGAGTGCTGAGTGGGAAGACAGTGCTGAGTGCTGAGTGCTGAGTGCTGAGTGGGAAGACAGTGCTGAGTGTAAAGTGCTGAGTGCTGAGTGGGAAGATAGTGCTGAGTCTAATGTGCTGAGTGCTGAGAAGTATAGTAGTAAGTCAGTATTTACCCATTCTTCCCCCCAACTCCCAACTCCTAATTCCCAACTCCCTTCTTCCCCCCAACTCCCAACTCCTAACTCCCAATTCCCCTCTTCCCCCCAACCCCCAACTCCCAACTCCCAATTCCCTTCTTCCCCCAACCCCCAACTCCCAACTCCCAATTCCCTTCTTCCCTCTAAGTATGCATAGCCCGTGCGAGTTCTGCGGCGACTTCGGGGCGAGAGAACTCTGGTGGGGGGAGTTCGCCGCGACGGAGCATTTCCCGTACCTTGGTTCCGGATAGGTGAATGCGCTGTTCTGGCTTGCTGGGGCTGGTTTTGGTAGTGGCCATCCCTTTAGAAATGGTGCAGTAGAAGGCGTGTTCAAATTTCATCGGCGTAATGCCTAGTTCGCCCGGTTCAAATTCATCGAAAATATATTGAGCGTCGTAGGTGCCGTAGTAGTCGCCAACGCCTGCGTGGTCGCGTCCAACGATAAAGTGGGTGCAACCGTAGTTTTTGCGGACGATGGCGTGGAAAATGGCTTCGCGCGGGCCTGCATAGCGCATCGCCGCTGGGTTAATCGCTAAAATTACCCGGTCTTTGGGATAGTAATGTTCGAGGATGATTTCGTAACAGCGCATCCGCACGTCTGCGGGGATATCGTCTTCTTTGGTTGCGCCGACTAGGGGATGCAAAAATAGCCCATCCACGGTTTCCAAGGCGCATTTTTGAATATATTCGTGGGCGCGGTGGATGGGGTTGCGGGTTTGGAAACCAACGACAGTCTGCCAGCCTTTTTCGCGGAACATTTGGCGGGAGACGGTCGGATCGATTTGATAGAGGGGGAATTGGGGATGGGGATCGCGTTCTAGCAGCCAAATATCGCCAGCGAGGTTGACTTCGCCTTGTTCGTAAACGACTTTGACGCCGGGGTGTTTGTCTTCGTCGGTGCGATAGACGTGGGTGGCTTCTTTAACTTTGTCGTAGTGGTATTTTTCGGCGAGTTCTAAAATGCCAACCATGCGTCCGGTTGCATCATCAAGCCGAATTAGCGATCCTTCATTCAGGGGTTGAGCCGTTTCTTCGCTAACGGATAGGGTAATGGGGATAGACCAGGGTAAACCGTTCGCCAGACGCATATCGGTGACGACGGTTTGATAGTCTTGCGATCCCATAAATCCAGTCAGGGGACTAAAACCGCCAATGGCGATCATCACCAGATCGGAAAATGTGCGTTCATCCAGTGAGATGCGGGGAAGGGTTTCTGCTTTGGAGAGAAAGACTTCTTTTTGCTCGGAGTTAACAATCCGATTCACTAGCACGCCGCCGTGTGCGGGAATGTTGTCTAGGTGACGACTCATTGTAGGTTCGTTCGATTATGCGCTTAGGGATTCCAATGTTTCATCCTACCAAGATGCGATCGCCAATTGCGATCTTTTAGCGAGTTCGGGTAGAAGCGCTACACTCTACCCGAAGCGTGAGGATCGGTCTTTAATCGTTCAAGTGGTGTATTCGGCGTTGATCTTCACGTAGTCGTAACTGAGGTCGCATCCCCAAGCTTTGCTGCTACCGGGTCCCTCGCCAACTTTGACGGAAATTAAGACGGTATCTTCTTTGAGGTACTCGCCTGCTGCGGCTTGTCTCATGTAGTTGCTGGCCGCATTGCGGTCAAAGGGGAGGGGTTGACCGTTTTCCATGAGCAGAAAGTCGCCTAATTTGACCTGGAGGTCTTCTGGGTTGAAATGAACGCCCGCACGTCCGGCGGCGGCAGCAATTCTGCCCCAGTTGGGGTCGCGACCAAAAATGGCGGATTTCACTAGGGAAGACCCGACGATGGTTTTGGCAATTTGACGGGCTGATTTTTCGTCGGCTGTGCCTGTGACTTGCACTTCTACTAGACAGGTTGCGCCTTCTCCATCGCGGGCGATCGCTTTGGCTAAATATTGACAGACGGCGGTTAACATGGCTTCTAGCTTATCGGCTTCGGGCCCCTGTTCGGTAATGGCGGGGGTGCGCGACTCGCCGTTGGCTAAGGCAATTAAGGTGTCGTTGGTGCTGGTATCGCCATCAACGGTAATTTGATTAAAGCTGCGATCGGCGGCGCGGCCCAGCATTTCTTGCCACAGATGGGGAGAAACGGCGGCGTCGCAGGTGACGAAGGCCAGCAGGGTGGCCATGTTGGGGTGGATCATCCCCGATCCTTTACAAATTCCGCCGATGCGAACGGTGCGATCGCCAATGGTGGTTTCTAAGGCGATGGTTTTGGGGACGAGATCGGTGGTCATAATCGCTCTAGCAGCGGCATCGGAACCCTCGCTAGATAAGGATGCTACTAGATTGGGGATGCCAGCCACCAGCTTATCCATTTTGATTCGTTGCCCGATCACGCCTGTGGAGGCGAGAAGGATCTGATTGGGGGCTAAATTTAGGGCATCTCCTAACGCTGTAGCACTCTCTAGGGCGTCTTTCCATCCCTGTTCGCCGGTGGCGGCGTTGGCTTGTCCAGAGTTGCATAAGATGGCTCTGGCGCTATGCTTGGCTTGCAGTTGTTGGCGACAATAATCGACGCAGGCCGCCCGGACAATACAAGTCGTGAATACCCCGGCTGCGATCGCATCTACATCCGACAAAATTAACGCTAAATCGGGTTGTCCTGAAGGTTTCAAACCCGCTGTAATCCCGGCTGCCCGATAGCCTCTCGGTGCCGTTATTCCCCCGCTAATCTCATGCCATTCAGACACCTAGCGCCTCCCCCTGTTTGTCACTGCTGTTTGAGAGGCGATTATACCAACTTCTGAAGAGTCTGCTCTGTTGCAAAAGGATAAAAAAAAAGGAGAGCCACATGACTCTCCCTACCATCAGGGTGCATCTACTTATCACATTATTACATCAAGAGGATGGGGGGCGTAACCCCCTATTGTGTTTTTTTGGCAAAGTCGAAAACCCCTTAAATGTAGT
Encoded here:
- the sat gene encoding sulfate adenylyltransferase — encoded protein: MSRHLDNIPAHGGVLVNRIVNSEQKEVFLSKAETLPRISLDERTFSDLVMIAIGGFSPLTGFMGSQDYQTVVTDMRLANGLPWSIPITLSVSEETAQPLNEGSLIRLDDATGRMVGILELAEKYHYDKVKEATHVYRTDEDKHPGVKVVYEQGEVNLAGDIWLLERDPHPQFPLYQIDPTVSRQMFREKGWQTVVGFQTRNPIHRAHEYIQKCALETVDGLFLHPLVGATKEDDIPADVRMRCYEIILEHYYPKDRVILAINPAAMRYAGPREAIFHAIVRKNYGCTHFIVGRDHAGVGDYYGTYDAQYIFDEFEPGELGITPMKFEHAFYCTISKGMATTKTSPSKPEQRIHLSGTKVREMLRRGELPPPEFSRPEVAAELARAMHT
- a CDS encoding bifunctional cobalt-precorrin-7 (C(5))-methyltransferase/cobalt-precorrin-6B (C(15))-methyltransferase codes for the protein MQKWLSIVGIGEDGLEGVSPVGRVLLAQATAIAGGERHLALLPSGDRREKLLWTSPIADSVQQIVERRGQGVCVLASGDPMCYGIGVTLLRQIPLAEMTIVPAPSAFSLACARLGWSLTDVETLSLCGRDPALLNAVLYPGAKILILSADKTTPGIVAQRLTQQGYGDSQIAVLERMGGTQERITTGTASTWTSPDLADLNTIALTLYATAAPPHSPRAPGLPDTAYHHDGQLTKREVRAMTLSALAPLPGQLLWDVGAGCGAIAIEWMRCDRRCGAIAIEQHPSRLQYIANNAQALGVPHLKIVPGAAPHTLKDLPAPDAIFIGGGLTTPDLLETCWRSLRSGGHLVANAVTVESEQMLFHWQGKLGGNLTRIAIQRAEPIGKFLGWKAMAPVTQWVVVKG
- a CDS encoding XisI protein produces the protein MDTRLEYQNLIKSVLQNHAEYRATLNDGYSSQLIFDDERRQYLILDMGWNGDRYLHATPIHISLIGDKVWIQYDDTEEGVATDLMAAGVSKEDIVLGFRHPRIRQHTGFAVA
- the cobI gene encoding precorrin-2 C(20)-methyltransferase — its product is MNAGKLYGLGIGPGDPELLTLKAHRILTSVPVIAYPTLENGNSVARTIVADFIRPDQIEVPMPLPFSVERSSQPYYDIAAEKIAEHLQGGQDVAVLCEGEPMLYGSFMYLFGRLAPQFLTEVVPGISSTTASAAMLGAPLTFRDDVFIIMPATLDAQTLRDRLAGVDAAVIIKLGRHFAKVRTLLEELGLLDRALYIERATQPNQRIIPITEIDPAEVPYWSLILIPSQTQPLGATRSCSVETLP
- the argJ gene encoding bifunctional ornithine acetyltransferase/N-acetylglutamate synthase, which encodes MSEWHEISGGITAPRGYRAAGITAGLKPSGQPDLALILSDVDAIAAGVFTTCIVRAACVDYCRQQLQAKHSARAILCNSGQANAATGEQGWKDALESATALGDALNLAPNQILLASTGVIGQRIKMDKLVAGIPNLVASLSSEGSDAAARAIMTTDLVPKTIALETTIGDRTVRIGGICKGSGMIHPNMATLLAFVTCDAAVSPHLWQEMLGRAADRSFNQITVDGDTSTNDTLIALANGESRTPAITEQGPEADKLEAMLTAVCQYLAKAIARDGEGATCLVEVQVTGTADEKSARQIAKTIVGSSLVKSAIFGRDPNWGRIAAAAGRAGVHFNPEDLQVKLGDFLLMENGQPLPFDRNAASNYMRQAAAGEYLKEDTVLISVKVGEGPGSSKAWGCDLSYDYVKINAEYTT
- a CDS encoding amino acid adenylation domain-containing protein, yielding MDRVGFEGVEGEELGVDVAVTPDSLAYIIYTSGSTGTPKGVLLSHRGLCNTVEAQKRLFNPCGNSRILQFSSLSFDASVFEIALALGCGGTLYIPPQAAQLPGMALIEFLAENAITHALLTPAVLAVLPAATLPSLQVLITGGEACSSQVVDRWAADRRFFNAYGPTEATIWATVAQLHPGDNPLTIGSPILNAEVRLLDANLNPVPAGIPGEIYIGGVGVAKGYLNRSELTAERFIEIGDRRFYQTGDRARYRNDGTIEFLGRGDRQIKIRGFRVELGEIEATLQRHPAIQDAVVIPGDEMRLFAYFSLNNTLLQQTTLQALETQQIQRWQTLYNETYNLSASLSAEWEDSAECKVLSAEWEDSAECKVLSAEWEDSAKFQVPSSEKYRSKSVFTPSSPHPPISPSPHPSSPHPLTGWNSSYTGEPIPPEEMQEWVGDRVQQILALKPKRVLEIGCGTGLLLFQIAPHCQTYVATDFSTVSLEVIQAQLTHLPQVQLLHRMATDLEGIDLGAFDVVILNSIVQYFPSEAYLLQVLTAALQAVATDGVVFIGDVRSLPLLTAFHAWVQFSQAEAGIERSILQQQVQQAQFEEPELAIAPAFFQTLPDRFPPVQQVQIRLSRGRSCNEMTQFRYNVLLYLESKPLLSAFPHDWQQNPISVQSVQHYLIAEQPAVYSLTQIKNRRVVEAIATANWLQNNDSPKTVGRMREKLPAMLADSLDPQDWWDLETQLPYRVEITWSSQTETGDYDVIFIREDVQGFASLPLDASAAPYTNNPLQANFARQLIPQLRQALQQSLPEYMIPSVFVPLEALPLTPSGKVDRNRIAQQSRRSLRAANASPVPLTAVATTLIEIWEDLLQIQPIGVQDNFFELGGHSLLATQMTSRIRDALGLELPLKRVFESPTIAQLTPLLEALQASYENPKEPPLVRLDRSAYRRQRPSPIPSPLPTPAVQKLPSPLVPLTLGGSQPPFFCVHPMFGVVFPYLELAYHLEGSDSRRDRFANRSFYGLQAFGLDGKSEPLNRIEAIASSYIQAIQTIQPNGPYYLGGWSFGGLVAYEMAQQLTQAGQEIALLAILDTPAPTHHPTLSQSLKFLLGSALWSTLPFLRDYAVLLTQRFPWFSRSSWSAILRLMPEESRLQLMDESAVRSLLPIVYANSQATYQYKPQPYSDCLTLFKATEQSDAIGRDPTLGWGAFAPHIQVIPVPGNHLSLLKPPHVQTLAQQLGQCFDRTRTSRT
- a CDS encoding precorrin-8X methylmutase, producing MIDYIRNGDDIYRKSFAIIRAEADLNQLSDDLALVAVRLIHACGMTDIVPDLAASPDAVQAGREALFCGAPIFCDSQMVANGITRKRLPANNEIICTLNYAEVPEIAKRIENTRSAAALELWQPRIAGAVVAIGNAPTALYRLLERLDEGFPKPALILGFPVGFVGAAESKAELAANSRGVPFITLQGRRGGSAIAAAAVNALAKENEL